A genomic region of Vitreoscilla filiformis contains the following coding sequences:
- the thiL gene encoding thiamine-phosphate kinase, giving the protein MGEFDLIDRFFHRPARRAVVGVGDDCAVLQPTAGRQLTISTDLLVEGRHFLPTVDPYRLGHKALAVNLSDLAACGADPHSFLLSLSLPESKARPSFLKPFSQGMLALADLHGIELIGGDTTSGPLTIGVTVLGEVPTGQALLRSGAQEGDELWVSGTPGEARLALEVFRGKLSLPESGFNTARLAMEMPQPRVALGQALRGVATAAIDISDGLIGDLNHIMAQSDVGAIIELARMPRTPVLTVQTVNVQRLCQLAGGDDYELLFTAPPDRHDVVLAIGRRLGLKLTVIGRMVSAEEGVRVRDEFGHPIDLGDYGGFDHFKAE; this is encoded by the coding sequence ATGGGTGAATTCGATCTGATCGACCGCTTCTTTCACCGCCCCGCACGCCGGGCGGTGGTCGGAGTCGGTGATGACTGCGCAGTGCTCCAACCCACGGCGGGGCGACAACTGACCATCTCCACGGACTTGCTGGTCGAAGGCCGGCACTTCTTGCCAACGGTCGATCCGTACCGTTTGGGCCACAAGGCGCTGGCGGTGAATTTGAGCGATTTGGCCGCCTGCGGCGCCGATCCACACAGTTTTTTGTTGAGTCTGAGCCTGCCCGAATCGAAAGCTCGGCCATCGTTCCTCAAACCGTTTTCGCAAGGCATGCTGGCCCTGGCCGATCTGCATGGCATCGAACTCATCGGTGGGGACACCACGTCCGGCCCCTTGACCATCGGCGTCACCGTGCTGGGTGAAGTGCCCACCGGCCAAGCCCTGCTGCGCAGCGGCGCCCAAGAGGGCGATGAACTGTGGGTCAGCGGCACACCGGGCGAAGCGCGGCTGGCGCTCGAAGTGTTCCGGGGCAAACTGTCGCTGCCGGAATCGGGGTTCAACACCGCCCGCTTGGCGATGGAAATGCCGCAACCCCGCGTCGCCCTCGGCCAAGCCCTGCGCGGCGTGGCCACCGCCGCCATCGACATCAGCGATGGCTTGATCGGCGATCTCAACCACATCATGGCCCAGTCGGACGTGGGCGCCATCATCGAGCTGGCCCGCATGCCGCGCACGCCAGTGCTGACGGTGCAGACCGTCAACGTGCAGCGCCTGTGCCAACTGGCCGGCGGGGACGACTACGAATTGCTGTTCACCGCCCCGCCCGACCGCCACGACGTGGTGCTGGCCATCGGGCGACGCCTCGGGCTGAAGCTGACGGTGATTGGCCGGATGGTGTCAGCCGAAGAAGGTGTGCGCGTGCGCGACGAGTTCGGCCACCCCATCGACCTGGGGGATTACGGCGGCTTCGATCACTTCAAAGCCGAATGA
- a CDS encoding phosphatidylglycerophosphatase A family protein, with amino-acid sequence MSPDIAPDLAPLRPSWRLLLRSPAHWISLGFGSGLSPVAPGTAGTLWAWVTFTLLDRWLSSDQWATLLGLGLLVGWWACTRTAQALHTADPGAIVWDEVIAFWLVLWLITPMAGFWMQLFAFALFRLFDAAKPGPVRWADRLFKGTPGTLPGWAQGWGILFDDLVAALCTLLVLAVWVRW; translated from the coding sequence ATGAGCCCCGACATCGCTCCCGACTTGGCCCCACTGCGCCCGAGCTGGCGCCTGTTGCTGCGCTCGCCGGCGCACTGGATCAGCCTGGGCTTTGGCAGTGGTCTCAGCCCGGTGGCGCCGGGCACAGCGGGCACGCTGTGGGCGTGGGTGACGTTCACGCTGCTGGATCGCTGGCTGAGTTCCGATCAATGGGCGACCCTGCTGGGGCTGGGGCTGCTGGTGGGGTGGTGGGCGTGTACGCGCACCGCCCAGGCCCTGCACACTGCCGATCCGGGGGCGATTGTTTGGGACGAAGTCATCGCGTTCTGGCTGGTGTTGTGGCTGATCACCCCGATGGCCGGCTTTTGGATGCAGCTCTTCGCCTTTGCGCTGTTCCGGCTGTTCGATGCGGCCAAACCCGGCCCCGTGCGCTGGGCAGATCGGCTGTTCAAAGGCACCCCCGGCACCCTGCCCGGCTGGGCGCAGGGCTGGGGCATTTTGTTTGACGATCTGGTGGCGGCCCTGTGTACGCTGCTGGTGCTGGCCGTGTGGGTGCGCTGGTGA
- a CDS encoding DEAD/DEAH box helicase, whose product MTFAALGLAPALQQAVQALGLHAPTPVQAAAIPALLAGRDVLVQARTGSGKTAAFALPLLQAWLNGRPEVPRPVEGLVLVPTRELALQVGETLRELGRRLPGLVKVAVVFGGVSINPQMMGLRGGADIVVATPGRLLDLVRHNAVKLDRVRSLVLDEADRLLDLGFTEELAEIQALLPRERQTVLCSATFPVAVKTLAAGWLQAPEEVRLASLMATRSDIVQRAIRIDTPQRTALLKHLLATVCGPEAPDRRAMVFVATQHSTEHVSAKLRQAGVHAAAFHGALSHGARTGALQAFKAGEVQVLIATDMAARGLHIEGLPLVVNYDLPRAAEDYTHRIGRTGRAGREGQAVSFITAEAEAHFRLIEKRQGVRVVRETLPGFEPAEVPPTVPGHAGAGTGLDPNGGIKGRRRSKKDRLRLSDCA is encoded by the coding sequence ATGACTTTCGCCGCTCTGGGCCTTGCCCCTGCTTTGCAACAAGCCGTTCAGGCGCTGGGCCTGCACGCGCCCACGCCGGTGCAAGCGGCTGCGATCCCAGCGCTGCTGGCTGGGCGCGATGTGCTGGTGCAAGCGCGCACCGGTTCCGGCAAAACAGCGGCGTTTGCGCTGCCGCTGTTGCAAGCGTGGTTGAACGGTCGCCCGGAGGTGCCGCGCCCGGTGGAAGGCTTGGTGCTGGTGCCCACGCGTGAGCTGGCGCTGCAAGTGGGCGAGACGCTGCGCGAGCTGGGCCGACGCCTGCCAGGGTTGGTGAAGGTGGCGGTGGTGTTTGGCGGGGTGTCGATCAATCCGCAGATGATGGGTTTGCGCGGTGGCGCGGACATCGTGGTGGCCACGCCGGGCCGCTTGTTGGATTTGGTGCGCCACAACGCGGTGAAACTCGACCGGGTGCGCTCGTTGGTGCTGGACGAGGCCGACCGCCTGCTCGATCTGGGTTTCACCGAAGAATTGGCCGAGATCCAAGCGCTGCTGCCCCGCGAGCGCCAGACGGTGCTGTGTTCGGCCACGTTCCCGGTGGCGGTCAAGACGTTGGCGGCGGGCTGGTTGCAAGCGCCTGAGGAGGTGCGCTTGGCCAGCCTCATGGCGACCCGGTCGGACATCGTGCAGCGCGCCATCCGCATCGACACGCCGCAGCGCACAGCGCTGCTCAAACACTTGCTGGCGACGGTGTGTGGCCCTGAGGCGCCGGATCGCCGGGCGATGGTGTTTGTGGCCACGCAGCACAGCACCGAGCATGTGTCGGCCAAGCTGCGCCAGGCGGGGGTTCACGCGGCGGCGTTTCATGGGGCGTTGAGCCACGGGGCGCGCACGGGGGCGCTGCAAGCGTTCAAGGCGGGGGAGGTGCAGGTGCTCATCGCCACCGACATGGCGGCGCGGGGTTTGCACATTGAAGGCCTGCCGCTGGTGGTGAACTACGACCTGCCGCGTGCCGCTGAGGACTACACCCACCGCATCGGTCGCACGGGTCGGGCGGGGCGTGAGGGGCAGGCGGTGAGTTTCATCACGGCGGAGGCGGAGGCGCATTTCCGTTTGATAGAGAAGCGCCAAGGTGTCCGCGTGGTGCGCGAGACGCTGCCTGGTTTCGAGCCTGCGGAGGTGCCGCCCACGGTGCCGGGCCACGCCGGCGCGGGGACGGGGTTGGATCCGAACGGGGGGATCAAGGGGCGGCGGCGGAGTAAGAAGGATCGGTTGCGGCTCAGTGATTGCGCATAA
- a CDS encoding BrnA antitoxin family protein, translating into MAEVKMDAEMLAFANDVAESIRQAKRGEFAAVHTPEMVAGYKTRGRPVGTTKPSTTKQAVTIRYSPDVLAAFRSMGAGWQAKMDDALREWLRTHSAV; encoded by the coding sequence ATGGCTGAAGTCAAGATGGATGCTGAGATGCTGGCGTTTGCCAACGATGTGGCGGAATCGATTCGCCAAGCCAAGCGTGGCGAGTTTGCGGCCGTTCACACGCCCGAGATGGTGGCTGGATACAAAACCCGTGGCCGCCCTGTGGGAACGACCAAGCCGAGTACCACCAAGCAAGCCGTCACGATTCGGTACAGCCCGGACGTGCTGGCCGCTTTCCGCAGCATGGGCGCAGGCTGGCAAGCCAAGATGGATGACGCGCTGCGTGAGTGGCTGCGCACGCATTCGGCGGTCTGA